The Actinopolyspora erythraea genome has a segment encoding these proteins:
- a CDS encoding helix-turn-helix domain-containing protein, with amino-acid sequence MTATDSPAVLRRYIAFELKRLRETCGYTQAQVASYMRCAQSRITHVESQRNLPRLEFLEKLLRYYDCTEDQVRHFAGLLEQANTKSWWTGIDHSREPLQFDLYLGLEEGASRIESYDPLLIPGLLQTSEYAEAIIRAGQQTEHDLDRQVNLRVRRQAALTRSDNPTHLWTVIDEQALNRPVAEPAVMREQLDKLLDMSELANVTLQVCPVAIGGHPALTGPFTILHFPMPHDPGVVYIETRLKGLWFEEQPEIDQYTQIMNHLRTIAASPEQSKKLLNDKREEHT; translated from the coding sequence ATGACCGCTACTGACTCGCCCGCCGTACTACGGCGCTACATCGCGTTCGAGCTCAAACGGCTGCGTGAGACATGCGGATACACCCAGGCACAAGTAGCCAGCTATATGCGGTGCGCCCAGAGCCGCATCACCCATGTGGAAAGCCAGCGCAACCTGCCCAGACTGGAGTTCCTGGAAAAGCTGCTGCGCTACTACGACTGCACCGAGGATCAGGTGCGGCACTTCGCCGGACTGCTCGAACAGGCCAACACCAAGTCGTGGTGGACCGGCATCGACCACAGCAGGGAACCACTCCAGTTCGACCTCTACCTCGGCCTGGAGGAAGGAGCCTCACGGATCGAAAGCTACGACCCGCTACTGATCCCGGGACTGCTGCAAACATCGGAGTACGCCGAAGCCATCATCCGCGCGGGACAGCAAACCGAGCACGACCTCGACCGGCAGGTAAATCTCCGTGTACGGCGGCAAGCGGCCCTGACGCGCTCGGACAACCCCACCCACCTCTGGACGGTCATCGACGAACAGGCTCTCAACCGTCCGGTGGCGGAACCCGCCGTCATGCGCGAGCAACTGGACAAACTGCTGGACATGTCAGAGCTCGCCAACGTCACTCTGCAAGTCTGCCCCGTCGCCATCGGTGGTCACCCGGCCCTGACGGGACCGTTCACCATCCTGCACTTCCCCATGCCGCACGATCCCGGCGTCGTCTACATCGAGACCCGACTCAAGGGGCTCTGGTTCGAAGAACAACCCGAGATCGACCAGTACACCCAGATTATGAATCACCTTCGCACCATCGCCGCCTCTCCGGAACAATCGAAGAAACTCCTCAACGACAAACGCGAGGAACACACCTGA
- a CDS encoding DUF397 domain-containing protein, translating to MRHNTAPHWRTSSYSNDIGQCVEVALTGRAVGIRDTKDRAGGILTVTPTVWAGFVDRLKTGDYDQG from the coding sequence ATGCGACACAACACCGCACCCCACTGGCGCACCTCCAGCTACTCCAACGACATCGGCCAGTGCGTCGAGGTCGCCTTAACCGGCCGGGCCGTCGGTATTCGCGATACCAAGGACCGGGCGGGCGGTATCCTGACCGTCACTCCCACGGTCTGGGCCGGGTTCGTGGACCGGCTCAAGACCGGCGACTACGACCAGGGCTGA